From a single Bacillus pumilus genomic region:
- a CDS encoding AIPR family protein, translating to MAIKMDNSQLIASELIKKSFEESLLDRQEDIKSNSSKFNKLLHDYFENFSASLILKAFDLSDEELEKGIVGNGNDGGCDGLYLFVNEELIYDDTPLENIKRNPKLDLYIIQSKFETSFREDVFNKWKSIVDNLFKIEAFKDNDFSNRYNSDVLEFFARFHNTFLSLITKSPIVSFKFIYVSLGNEVHPNVKQQATELMSKLKTLFPSPNTDVDVEYINAERILKLYDAPSKTDFVLHISETPIIVQEEKEYIVLADLNQYFKFITNENDKLIKHMFEANVRDYQGNITVNKEIAATLEQIDYKEDFWWLNNGITMLASKIDQKSTKVFEIKNPEIVNGLQTSTEIYNYLISTKKENKNESRKVLLRIIVPDTDASRDNIILATNSQTTIPKAILRGTDGIHREIENYMKTRGLFYDRRKNFYKNEGKPKDKIISIPFLAQCLISILLRKPNYARARPSTLLNDEETYKQLYLNNRILDSYYNAAVIGKRVRSFINNLGVYSISEQSDISFYVMYVCSAKISGSVDISPKQLGNFIVDDITEEKIKLCAEYVYEKYQKLGGNNKVAKGTNLIDKLVDDEFIVKPFN from the coding sequence ATGGCAATTAAAATGGATAACTCACAGTTAATAGCCAGTGAATTAATAAAAAAGAGCTTTGAAGAAAGTTTACTAGATAGGCAGGAAGATATTAAGTCTAATTCATCAAAATTTAACAAATTGCTACATGATTATTTTGAAAATTTTTCTGCAAGCTTAATTTTAAAAGCTTTTGATTTAAGTGATGAAGAACTTGAAAAAGGTATCGTTGGTAATGGAAATGACGGTGGTTGTGATGGTCTTTATTTATTTGTAAATGAAGAATTGATTTATGATGACACACCGTTGGAAAATATTAAAAGAAACCCTAAATTAGATTTATACATAATACAATCGAAATTTGAAACATCCTTTAGAGAAGATGTTTTTAATAAGTGGAAGAGTATTGTCGATAATCTTTTTAAAATAGAAGCATTTAAAGATAATGATTTTTCTAATCGTTACAATAGTGATGTTTTAGAATTCTTTGCAAGGTTTCATAATACATTCTTAAGTTTAATAACTAAATCACCTATAGTTAGCTTTAAATTTATTTATGTGAGTTTAGGAAATGAGGTACATCCCAATGTAAAGCAACAGGCAACAGAGTTAATGAGCAAGCTTAAAACTTTATTTCCCAGTCCCAATACCGATGTCGATGTGGAATATATTAATGCAGAAAGAATTTTGAAATTATATGATGCACCTTCTAAAACAGATTTTGTTTTACATATTTCTGAAACACCAATAATTGTACAAGAAGAAAAAGAATATATTGTATTAGCTGATCTTAACCAGTATTTTAAATTCATTACTAATGAAAATGATAAATTGATAAAACATATGTTTGAAGCTAATGTTCGAGACTATCAAGGTAATATAACTGTTAATAAAGAAATCGCTGCAACCTTAGAGCAAATCGATTATAAAGAAGATTTTTGGTGGTTGAATAATGGAATAACAATGTTGGCTAGCAAAATTGATCAAAAGTCGACTAAAGTTTTTGAAATAAAGAATCCAGAAATAGTAAATGGATTGCAAACCTCGACCGAAATATATAATTATCTGATTTCCACAAAAAAAGAAAATAAGAATGAGAGCAGAAAAGTTTTATTAAGGATAATAGTTCCTGATACTGATGCCTCAAGAGATAATATTATATTGGCTACAAACAGTCAAACAACAATTCCAAAAGCAATATTAAGAGGTACAGATGGTATTCATAGAGAGATTGAGAATTATATGAAAACAAGGGGGTTATTTTATGATAGAAGGAAAAACTTTTATAAAAATGAAGGTAAACCTAAAGATAAGATAATTAGTATTCCTTTTTTAGCTCAATGTTTAATATCTATTCTCTTAAGGAAACCTAATTATGCTAGAGCAAGACCTTCTACACTATTAAACGATGAAGAAACATACAAACAACTATATTTAAATAATAGAATATTAGATAGTTATTATAATGCTGCGGTAATTGGAAAAAGAGTTAGAAGTTTTATAAATAATCTAGGTGTTTATTCTATTAGCGAACAATCAGATATTTCCTTCTATGTAATGTATGTTTGTTCCGCTAAAATTTCTGGATCTGTAGATATTTCACCAAAACAATTAGGTAACTTTATTGTAGATGATATTACTGAGGAAAAAATTAAATTATGTGCTGAATATGTTTATGAAAAATATCAGAAACTTGGAGGCAATAATAAAGTAGCTAAAGGCACAAATTTAATAGATAAATTAGTGGATGATGAATTTATTGTAAAACCATTTAATTAA
- a CDS encoding IS1182 family transposase — protein sequence MFHTRNSSQHEAEFVLLDQLVEEDHLLRKIDQYIDFSFIVDKVKPYYSENKGRPSLDPLILFKMMFIGYLYGIRSERQLEKEIYYNMAYRWFLGLNINDPVPHHSTISWNRRTRFKDTTIFQDIFDEIVLQAINHDMVGGRVLFTDSTHLKANANKHKYTRKTIEQDTQNYINELEEAVQEDRVAHGKKLLKVKEEVKTEKDIRQSMTDPESGYLYRENKPEGFFYLDHRTTDMKYNIITDAHVTPGNVHDSVPYLDRLDHQIARFGFQVEAVALDSGYLTTPICKGLSDRHVFGVIAHRRFHPTRGLFEKWKFQYDSEHDHYICPKGEKLLYTTTDRKGYRFYKSDPKKCASCPFLERCTRSKNHQKVISRHIWEEHKEKIRQNRLTVSGKELYKKRKEKIERSFADSKQLHGLRYCRLRGKQNVSEQVLLTAACQNMKKIATHLAKLG from the coding sequence ATGTTCCACACTAGAAATTCTTCTCAGCATGAAGCCGAATTTGTATTGCTAGATCAACTGGTCGAAGAGGATCACCTGCTTCGTAAAATTGATCAGTACATTGATTTTTCATTTATCGTAGATAAAGTAAAACCCTATTATAGTGAGAATAAAGGCCGTCCTTCTCTTGATCCGCTTATTTTGTTCAAAATGATGTTTATCGGATACCTGTACGGTATCCGTTCTGAAAGACAACTCGAAAAAGAAATTTACTATAACATGGCGTATAGATGGTTTTTAGGTTTGAACATCAATGACCCCGTTCCTCATCACTCGACCATTAGCTGGAATCGTCGTACTCGATTTAAAGATACAACGATTTTTCAAGACATTTTCGATGAGATTGTGCTTCAAGCTATCAATCATGATATGGTAGGAGGTCGCGTTCTTTTTACTGATTCAACTCATCTTAAAGCTAATGCTAATAAACATAAATATACGAGAAAAACGATTGAACAAGATACCCAGAACTATATCAATGAATTAGAAGAAGCAGTCCAAGAAGATCGGGTGGCACATGGAAAAAAGCTCTTAAAGGTAAAGGAGGAGGTGAAAACAGAAAAAGACATTCGTCAAAGTATGACTGATCCTGAAAGTGGCTATCTTTATCGTGAAAACAAGCCAGAAGGCTTTTTCTACCTAGACCACCGGACAACAGATATGAAGTATAATATCATCACTGATGCTCATGTCACGCCTGGAAATGTCCATGATTCTGTTCCGTATCTTGATCGATTAGATCACCAAATCGCACGATTTGGTTTTCAAGTAGAAGCTGTTGCGCTTGATTCAGGTTATTTGACAACACCAATCTGTAAAGGTTTATCTGATCGACATGTTTTTGGTGTCATTGCCCATAGACGTTTTCATCCAACAAGAGGGTTATTTGAGAAGTGGAAATTTCAGTATGATTCTGAACATGATCATTACATATGCCCAAAGGGTGAGAAGCTTTTATATACGACAACTGATCGAAAAGGTTATCGATTCTACAAATCAGATCCTAAAAAATGTGCATCGTGTCCTTTCCTTGAAAGATGCACAAGGTCGAAAAATCATCAAAAAGTCATCTCAAGACACATATGGGAAGAACATAAAGAAAAGATCAGACAGAATCGTCTAACTGTCTCTGGAAAAGAGCTATATAAAAAAAGAAAAGAAAAAATAGAGCGAAGCTTTGCAGATTCAAAACAACTGCATGGGCTTCGCTACTGCCGGTTGAGGGGAAAACAAAACGTGAGTGAGCAAGTTCTCCTCACAGCTGCGTGCCAGAACATGAAAAAGATTGCCACACACCTAGCGAAGCTAGGCTAG
- a CDS encoding CxxH/CxxC protein, producing the protein MNKSLYACAEHIETVLDMYIDDHEMPPEFRKIEHTHSLSTTCELCDEPAIYIVGNE; encoded by the coding sequence ATGAACAAATCACTTTATGCTTGTGCAGAACATATAGAAACCGTACTAGACATGTACATAGATGATCACGAAATGCCACCAGAATTCAGAAAAATCGAACATACACACAGTTTATCCACAACCTGTGAATTGTGCGATGAACCTGCAATATATATAGTGGGGAACGAATGA
- the rlmH gene encoding 23S rRNA (pseudouridine(1915)-N(3))-methyltransferase RlmH — protein sequence MNISIITVGKLKEKYLKQGIAEYTKRLQAYAKIEIIELADEKAPEHLSEQDMKIIKDKEGERILSKINPDAHVIALAIEGKMKSSEELADTIDKLATYGKSKVCFVIGGSLGLSDAVMQRANEKLSFSKMTFPHQLMRLVLVEQIYRAFRIVRGEPYHK from the coding sequence GTGAATATATCAATTATCACAGTAGGAAAATTAAAAGAGAAATATTTAAAGCAAGGCATAGCCGAATACACAAAACGATTACAGGCTTACGCAAAAATCGAGATCATTGAGCTCGCAGACGAAAAAGCACCCGAACATCTCAGCGAGCAAGACATGAAAATCATCAAAGACAAAGAAGGCGAACGCATCCTAAGCAAAATCAACCCAGACGCCCACGTCATCGCCCTCGCCATCGAAGGAAAAATGAAAAGTTCCGAAGAATTAGCCGATACAATAGATAAGCTGGCAACATACGGAAAAAGCAAAGTATGTTTCGTCATAGGCGGATCCCTTGGATTAAGCGACGCTGTCATGCAGCGTGCGAATGAGAAGTTGTCGTTTTCGAAGATGACGTTTCCGCATCAGTTGATGAGGTTGGTGTTGGTGGAGCAGATTTATCGGGCGTTTCGGATTGTTCGGGGGGAGCCTTATCATAAGTAA